A single window of Acinetobacter wuhouensis DNA harbors:
- the pcaF gene encoding 3-oxoadipyl-CoA thiolase has protein sequence MEQVFICDAIRTPIGRYAGALSSIRADDLAALPIEYLKQQHPDLPWEQLDEVILGCANQAGEDNRNVARMAALLAGLPDAVPAITVNRLCASGLDAVGLAARAIKSGEAQFVLAGGVESMSRAPFVQSKPEAAFSRTPSIYDTTIGWRFINPKFKTNFGVDSMPETAENVAEKYQISRADQDLFAFNSQQKTAKAQQSGIFKAEILPVNITDRKKNTVQVTEDEHPRADTTLEALAKLKAPFRKEGGSVTAGNASGVNDGAACVLLTSENFAKDNGLEPLAKVIAIASAGVEAKYMGIGPVPAVQKVLKLAGLSLDQMDVIELNEAFAAQSLAVMRELGLKDDDARVNPNGGAIALGHPLGMSGTRLVITAMHELKRRQGKYALCTMCVGVGQGVALILENVA, from the coding sequence ATGGAACAGGTATTTATTTGTGATGCAATTCGTACCCCGATCGGTCGCTATGCAGGTGCGTTGAGCAGCATTCGTGCTGATGATTTGGCAGCATTGCCAATTGAATATTTAAAACAGCAACATCCTGATTTGCCTTGGGAACAGTTGGATGAAGTGATTTTAGGCTGTGCCAATCAAGCAGGGGAAGATAACCGTAATGTTGCCCGTATGGCTGCATTATTGGCGGGCTTACCTGATGCTGTGCCTGCAATTACCGTAAATCGTCTATGTGCTTCGGGTTTGGATGCAGTAGGTTTGGCAGCCCGTGCGATCAAATCAGGTGAAGCGCAATTTGTCTTGGCAGGGGGCGTAGAGTCGATGAGCCGTGCGCCATTTGTACAGTCTAAACCTGAAGCTGCATTTAGCCGTACCCCAAGTATTTATGACACCACGATTGGTTGGCGTTTTATCAATCCAAAATTCAAAACCAATTTTGGTGTGGATAGCATGCCTGAAACGGCTGAAAATGTGGCTGAAAAATATCAAATCAGTCGTGCAGATCAAGATTTATTTGCATTTAACAGCCAACAAAAAACCGCAAAAGCGCAGCAAAGTGGTATTTTTAAAGCAGAAATATTGCCTGTAAATATTACGGATCGTAAGAAAAATACGGTTCAAGTGACTGAGGATGAACATCCACGTGCAGATACCACACTTGAAGCATTGGCAAAGTTAAAAGCGCCATTTCGTAAAGAAGGTGGTTCGGTGACTGCGGGCAATGCATCAGGTGTGAATGATGGTGCAGCTTGTGTGCTTTTGACGAGTGAGAATTTTGCCAAAGACAATGGCTTAGAACCGCTTGCCAAAGTGATTGCGATTGCAAGCGCAGGTGTAGAAGCTAAATATATGGGCATCGGTCCTGTACCTGCGGTGCAAAAAGTCTTGAAACTTGCAGGTTTAAGTTTGGATCAAATGGATGTGATTGAATTGAATGAAGCTTTTGCAGCACAGTCTTTGGCGGTGATGCGTGAGTTGGGTTTAAAAGATGATGATGCACGTGTCAATCCAAACGGTGGTGCAATTGCACTAGGACATCCGCTTGGTATGAGTGGAACACGTTTGGTCATCACTGCCATGCATGAACTTAAACGTCGTCAAGGAAAATACGCACTTTGCACCATGTGTGTTGGTGTTGGGCAAGGTGTGGCGCTGATTTTGGAAAATGTCGCTTAA
- a CDS encoding enoyl-CoA hydratase-related protein, protein MEFLKSQQVKSGVMLIELNRPEKRNALNNATLQELVTLLKSVDADSNIKTVVITGNESCFAAGADLNELAALDVVSIQQDQRPLLWKQIDEFSKPIIVAVNGFAFGAGFELALHGDIVLTGENAQFALPEIGLGMLPGAGGTQRLARLMGQQLTMRWAMTGERISAQTALQHGITSQICPTQLTVQYAIELAEKIAKQAPLAIRVIKQSLKSIHEVTLSQGLKQERQHFVWLAATQDRQEGINAFLEKRQPNFRGV, encoded by the coding sequence ATGGAATTCTTAAAAAGCCAACAGGTGAAATCAGGCGTGATGCTGATCGAACTGAATCGCCCTGAAAAGCGCAATGCTTTAAATAATGCCACATTACAAGAACTTGTGACTTTACTGAAAAGTGTGGATGCAGATTCGAACATTAAAACCGTGGTGATTACCGGCAATGAAAGCTGTTTCGCTGCGGGTGCAGATTTAAATGAACTTGCGGCTTTGGATGTAGTGTCGATTCAACAAGATCAACGCCCATTATTATGGAAACAGATTGATGAGTTTTCCAAACCGATCATTGTTGCAGTCAATGGCTTTGCCTTTGGCGCAGGCTTTGAGTTGGCTTTACATGGTGACATCGTACTGACAGGTGAAAATGCACAATTTGCTTTACCTGAAATTGGTTTAGGCATGTTACCGGGAGCAGGTGGCACACAGCGTTTAGCACGTTTGATGGGGCAACAACTGACCATGCGTTGGGCAATGACAGGTGAGCGAATTTCAGCGCAAACCGCTTTGCAACATGGCATCACAAGTCAAATTTGTCCGACTCAATTAACCGTGCAATATGCGATTGAACTTGCAGAAAAAATTGCTAAGCAAGCACCACTTGCGATCCGTGTCATTAAACAATCTTTGAAATCTATTCATGAAGTGACTTTAAGCCAAGGCTTGAAGCAAGAACGTCAGCATTTTGTTTGGCTTGCAGCGACCCAAGATCGCCAAGAAGGCATCAATGCATTTTTAGAAAAAAGACAACCAAATTTTAGAGGTGTGTGA
- the paaA gene encoding 1,2-phenylacetyl-CoA epoxidase subunit PaaA — protein MKNHQQDFDQALEKDISIEPKDWMPDAYRKTLIRQIGQHAHSEVVGMLPEGNWITRAPSLKRKAVLLAKVQDEAGHALYLYSAAETLGADRDDMMDKLIAGRMKYSSIFNYPTLSWADVAAIGWLVDGAAIVNQVALCRTSYGPYARAMVRVCKEESFHQRQGFEAMMQLANGTPEQKQMAQDAVNRFWWPVQMMFGPSDDNSPNSAQSMQWKIKLFSNDALRQKFVDNTVPQVHMLGLTVPDPDLRFNEETGHYESGPINWDEFNDILAGKGPCNHERIEARRKAWEGGKWVRDSAAVYAQKQQADETAKVA, from the coding sequence ATGAAAAATCATCAACAAGATTTTGATCAAGCGCTTGAAAAGGACATTTCAATCGAACCAAAAGATTGGATGCCTGATGCATACCGTAAAACTTTAATTCGCCAAATCGGACAACATGCACACTCAGAAGTGGTTGGCATGTTACCTGAGGGCAATTGGATCACACGTGCGCCAAGCTTGAAACGTAAAGCAGTATTGTTGGCAAAAGTGCAAGACGAAGCAGGGCATGCTTTGTATTTATATAGTGCGGCTGAAACTTTGGGTGCAGACCGTGACGACATGATGGATAAACTCATCGCAGGTCGTATGAAATATTCTTCTATTTTCAACTATCCAACATTGTCTTGGGCAGATGTTGCCGCAATCGGTTGGTTGGTCGATGGTGCTGCGATTGTGAATCAGGTGGCATTGTGTCGTACCTCTTATGGTCCTTATGCACGTGCCATGGTTCGTGTCTGCAAAGAAGAAAGTTTCCATCAACGTCAAGGTTTTGAGGCGATGATGCAACTTGCAAATGGCACACCTGAGCAAAAACAGATGGCGCAAGATGCGGTGAATCGTTTTTGGTGGCCTGTGCAAATGATGTTTGGTCCAAGTGATGACAATTCTCCAAACAGTGCACAAAGCATGCAGTGGAAAATCAAATTATTCAGTAATGATGCATTACGCCAAAAATTTGTTGATAACACTGTGCCACAAGTACACATGTTGGGTTTGACTGTACCTGATCCTGATCTACGTTTTAATGAAGAAACAGGGCATTACGAGTCAGGTCCAATCAATTGGGATGAGTTCAATGACATCCTTGCAGGTAAAGGTCCTTGCAACCATGAGCGCATCGAAGCACGTCGCAAAGCGTGGGAAGGCGGAAAATGGGTGCGTGATTCAGCAGCGGTGTATGCACAAAAGCAGCAAGCTGATGAAACTGCAAAAGTCGCTTAA
- the paaG gene encoding 2-(1,2-epoxy-1,2-dihydrophenyl)acetyl-CoA isomerase PaaG: MDYQTIIAEEKNAVGYLTFNRPKQLNSFNETMHQEVSQTLKAWAKDSNIRAVVISAEGRGFCAGQDLGDRVVDPNADAPDLGLSIEKYYNPLIKLITEMPKPVICAVNGVAAGAGANIALACDVVIAAQSASFIQAFCRLGLVPDSGGTWFLPRLVGRAQAMGLAMLGDKIPAEKAVQLGMIWQCVADEELKIEAAKMAEHLATQPTYGLSLIKKAINAAADNNLDEQLILERDLQRLAGRSSDYKEGVQAFMQKRTPEFRGC; encoded by the coding sequence ATGGATTACCAAACAATTATTGCAGAAGAAAAAAATGCAGTCGGTTATTTAACGTTTAACCGTCCAAAACAGTTAAACAGCTTTAATGAAACCATGCATCAGGAAGTGTCACAAACGCTGAAAGCATGGGCTAAAGATTCAAACATTCGTGCAGTGGTGATCTCTGCGGAAGGTCGTGGTTTTTGTGCAGGGCAAGATTTGGGTGACCGTGTGGTTGATCCAAATGCGGATGCACCTGATTTGGGATTATCAATTGAAAAATATTATAACCCATTGATTAAATTGATTACGGAAATGCCAAAACCGGTAATTTGTGCGGTAAATGGTGTTGCCGCAGGTGCAGGGGCAAATATTGCCTTGGCTTGTGATGTGGTGATTGCAGCGCAATCAGCTTCATTTATCCAAGCATTTTGTCGCTTAGGTTTAGTGCCTGATTCAGGTGGTACATGGTTCTTGCCACGTTTGGTCGGTCGTGCACAAGCGATGGGACTTGCGATGTTGGGCGATAAAATCCCTGCTGAAAAAGCGGTGCAATTGGGCATGATTTGGCAATGTGTTGCAGATGAAGAATTAAAAATTGAAGCTGCAAAAATGGCGGAACATTTGGCAACCCAACCAACTTATGGCTTGTCATTGATCAAAAAAGCCATCAATGCCGCAGCAGACAATAATTTGGATGAACAACTGATTTTAGAACGTGATTTACAACGTTTGGCAGGGCGTTCAAGTGACTATAAGGAAGGCGTACAAGCATTTATGCAAAAACGTACTCCTGAATTTAGAGGATGCTGA
- the paaB gene encoding 1,2-phenylacetyl-CoA epoxidase subunit PaaB has translation MNNKNNWSLFEVFVRSKQGLSHRHVGSLRAPDAEIALQNARDVYTRRNEGISIWVVKSELITCSQPEEKEEFFDPALDKVYRHPTFYHIPDGIEHM, from the coding sequence ATGAACAATAAAAACAATTGGTCGTTATTCGAAGTATTTGTACGTAGTAAACAAGGTTTAAGTCATCGTCATGTGGGTAGCTTACGTGCGCCTGATGCTGAAATTGCTTTGCAAAACGCCCGTGATGTGTATACCCGTCGTAACGAAGGGATCAGCATTTGGGTGGTGAAATCTGAGTTGATCACTTGTTCACAACCTGAGGAAAAAGAAGAATTTTTCGATCCTGCTTTGGATAAGGTTTATCGTCATCCGACTTTTTACCATATCCCTGATGGCATTGAGCACATGTAA
- the paaK gene encoding phenylacetate--CoA ligase PaaK: MNNNALEQIETASIDELRSVQLQRLKKTLHHAYDNSSVYKKKFDDAGVHPDDLKSLADLAKFPFTTKKDLRDNYPFGMFAVPQEQIVRVHASSGTTGQPTVVGYTQNDINIWADVVARSLRAAGLSNKDTIQVSYGYGLFTGGLGAHYGVERLGATVIPMSGGQTDKQAQLINDFKPTALMVTPSYCLNIIEALEKKFGTAKCSIKTGVFGAEPWTNEMRNEIEDRFGINALDIYGLSEVMGPGVAMECIESKDGPTIWEDHFYPEIINPETGEVLADGELGELVFTTITKEGMPVIRYRTRDLTRLLAGTARPMRRMDKIVGRSDDMMIIRGVNVFPTQIEEQILHIPQLLPNYEIQICKQGHLDTLHIRTEMRQDIHPDLIQQLAAQLKSQIKTMVGISVSVEVLQEGTLPRSEGKAQRVFDIRHIVQEHYKSA, encoded by the coding sequence ATGAATAATAATGCTTTGGAACAAATCGAAACCGCTTCTATAGATGAATTACGCAGTGTGCAATTACAACGTCTGAAAAAGACTTTGCACCATGCTTATGACAACAGTAGCGTGTATAAAAAGAAATTTGATGATGCAGGTGTGCATCCTGATGATTTAAAAAGCTTGGCGGATTTAGCCAAATTCCCATTTACCACCAAAAAAGATTTACGTGATAACTATCCTTTTGGCATGTTTGCAGTGCCACAGGAACAGATTGTCCGTGTCCATGCTTCTTCAGGTACCACAGGTCAACCAACGGTGGTGGGTTATACGCAAAATGATATTAACATTTGGGCGGATGTGGTCGCACGTTCACTCCGTGCCGCAGGGCTGAGCAATAAAGATACCATTCAAGTGTCTTATGGTTATGGCTTATTCACAGGTGGTTTGGGTGCGCATTATGGTGTTGAGCGTTTAGGCGCAACCGTGATTCCAATGTCAGGTGGGCAAACCGATAAACAAGCGCAATTAATCAATGATTTTAAACCGACTGCGTTGATGGTCACACCATCGTACTGTCTAAATATCATTGAGGCCTTAGAGAAAAAATTTGGTACGGCAAAATGTTCAATCAAAACAGGTGTATTTGGTGCTGAACCGTGGACCAATGAAATGCGTAACGAGATTGAAGATCGTTTTGGTATCAATGCATTGGACATTTACGGACTGTCAGAAGTGATGGGACCGGGTGTGGCGATGGAATGTATTGAAAGTAAAGATGGTCCAACCATTTGGGAAGATCATTTTTATCCTGAAATCATCAACCCTGAAACAGGTGAAGTATTGGCAGATGGTGAGTTAGGCGAATTAGTATTCACCACCATTACCAAAGAAGGTATGCCTGTGATTCGTTATCGTACCCGTGACTTAACCCGACTATTGGCAGGAACTGCACGTCCAATGCGCCGTATGGATAAAATTGTCGGTCGTAGTGATGATATGATGATTATCCGTGGGGTGAATGTGTTCCCAACGCAGATCGAAGAACAGATTTTACATATTCCGCAACTTTTGCCGAATTATGAAATTCAAATTTGTAAGCAAGGTCATTTAGATACATTGCATATTCGTACTGAAATGCGTCAAGATATTCATCCTGATTTAATCCAACAATTGGCTGCTCAATTGAAAAGTCAGATTAAAACCATGGTGGGGATTTCGGTCAGCGTGGAAGTTTTACAGGAAGGCACATTGCCACGTTCAGAAGGCAAGGCACAACGTGTATTTGACATTCGCCATATTGTTCAGGAACACTACAAGTCTGCTTAG
- the paaC gene encoding 1,2-phenylacetyl-CoA epoxidase subunit PaaC, translated as MNHSVFSQYLLHLADSQLILSHRLAEWCGHAPELELDIALANIGLDLLGQARTVLSLAGEVEGLGRDEDQLAFFRTEREYRNLLLCEQPNGDFAQTIVRQWLMDHYHHLLFAALSNSNHAELRAFAIKSLREVKYHLRFSTAWMERLSLGTAEAHERTQNGLNELWRFTEELFDLSADEQQLVQDGVIPNITLLKAQWQDIVNAEAAHYGLNIPELGAYRRGAKQGLHTEHLGYVLAEMQSMQRSYPNMNW; from the coding sequence ATGAATCATTCAGTATTTTCTCAATATCTTTTGCATTTGGCAGACAGCCAACTGATTTTATCGCACCGTTTGGCGGAGTGGTGTGGTCATGCGCCTGAATTGGAACTTGATATTGCACTTGCCAATATTGGTTTGGATTTACTTGGTCAAGCTCGCACGGTGTTGAGCCTTGCAGGTGAAGTCGAGGGTCTAGGTCGTGATGAAGATCAATTGGCTTTTTTTCGCACTGAACGTGAATATCGCAATTTATTGCTTTGCGAACAACCAAACGGCGACTTTGCGCAAACCATCGTGCGTCAATGGTTAATGGATCATTATCACCATTTATTGTTCGCAGCTTTAAGTAATAGCAATCATGCGGAACTACGTGCTTTTGCCATCAAGTCTTTGCGTGAAGTGAAATATCACTTACGTTTTTCAACCGCTTGGATGGAGCGTTTAAGTCTCGGTACAGCAGAAGCGCATGAAAGAACCCAAAATGGTTTAAATGAATTGTGGCGTTTTACCGAAGAACTTTTTGATCTCAGTGCAGATGAACAGCAATTGGTACAAGACGGCGTGATTCCAAATATCACTTTGTTAAAAGCACAGTGGCAAGACATTGTAAATGCAGAAGCTGCTCATTATGGCTTGAACATTCCTGAATTGGGTGCGTATCGCCGTGGTGCAAAACAAGGTTTGCATACTGAACATTTGGGCTATGTTTTGGCTGAAATGCAATCTATGCAACGCAGTTATCCAAATATGAATTGGTAA
- the paaD gene encoding 1,2-phenylacetyl-CoA epoxidase subunit PaaD: protein MNLIRQCTDQCWDVLAQISDPEIPVLSVVDLGMIRGVEFNQDNELVVRLTPTYSGCPATDVLKAEIEQAFTQHQLTPVNVVVDLSEAWTTDWISQNGKDKLKKYGIAPPKGEAHSCGTHVALTDGIECPHCHSVHTKLLSEFSSTACKALYQCKDCLEPFDYFKCI, encoded by the coding sequence ATGAATTTAATTCGACAATGTACTGATCAATGTTGGGATGTTTTGGCACAAATTTCTGATCCTGAAATCCCTGTTTTGTCTGTGGTGGATTTGGGCATGATTCGTGGTGTGGAATTCAATCAGGACAATGAACTTGTGGTTCGACTGACACCAACTTATAGCGGATGCCCTGCAACAGATGTATTAAAAGCTGAAATTGAACAAGCATTTACACAGCATCAACTTACCCCTGTCAATGTCGTTGTAGATTTATCCGAAGCGTGGACAACCGATTGGATTAGCCAAAACGGCAAAGACAAATTGAAAAAATACGGCATCGCACCGCCAAAAGGCGAAGCGCATAGCTGTGGTACTCATGTGGCATTGACCGATGGCATTGAATGCCCACATTGCCACAGTGTACACACCAAATTATTAAGTGAATTTAGTTCGACTGCATGTAAAGCCTTATATCAATGCAAAGACTGCTTAGAACCATTTGACTATTTTAAATGTATTTAA
- the paaE gene encoding 1,2-phenylacetyl-CoA epoxidase subunit PaaE: MSQFIPLTIKSITPQTEQAICIAFEVSPELQADFQYQAGQHLTIRHLTDAGEIRRCYSICSDHNEDMSIAIKKIDQGQFSNWANDNLKAGDQLEVMPPQGVFFQKAAKVGGKNYLGFAAGSGITPILSIVKTVLLQQEDANFTLIYGNRTWKQTMFAEQIMDLKDRFKNRFQLVNVFSREMNDSALFNGRIDAEKLQSLFKADLINADFDHCFACGPDEMMDAIETVLPELGIERSKIHTERFNTGTAKKATAEQIESRNEEKVNIVLDGRELIIEVSKEDDSILDAALRAGADLPYACKGGVCATCKCKVLEGQVDMAINYSLEPEEVERGYVLSCQARPVTPNVRISFDD, translated from the coding sequence ATGAGTCAATTTATACCATTAACCATTAAATCAATTACGCCTCAAACTGAGCAGGCAATTTGTATTGCATTTGAGGTTAGCCCTGAATTACAAGCTGATTTTCAATATCAGGCAGGTCAACATCTCACCATTCGTCATTTAACCGATGCAGGTGAAATTCGCCGTTGTTACTCGATTTGCAGTGATCACAATGAAGACATGAGCATTGCCATTAAAAAAATTGATCAAGGACAATTTTCAAATTGGGCAAATGACAATTTAAAAGCAGGCGATCAGCTTGAAGTCATGCCACCACAAGGCGTTTTCTTCCAAAAAGCTGCCAAAGTCGGTGGTAAAAATTATCTTGGCTTTGCCGCAGGCAGTGGTATTACTCCGATTTTATCCATTGTCAAAACCGTGTTATTGCAACAGGAAGATGCCAATTTTACTTTGATTTATGGCAACCGTACTTGGAAACAAACCATGTTTGCTGAGCAAATTATGGATTTGAAAGATCGCTTTAAAAATCGTTTTCAGTTGGTGAATGTTTTTTCTCGTGAAATGAATGACAGTGCTTTATTTAATGGTCGTATTGATGCTGAAAAATTACAGTCATTATTTAAAGCGGATTTGATCAATGCGGATTTTGATCACTGTTTTGCCTGTGGTCCTGATGAAATGATGGATGCGATTGAAACCGTATTGCCTGAACTTGGTATTGAACGCAGCAAAATTCACACTGAACGCTTTAATACAGGTACAGCGAAAAAAGCCACTGCGGAACAGATCGAAAGCCGTAATGAAGAAAAAGTCAATATCGTACTTGATGGTCGTGAGTTGATCATCGAAGTATCGAAAGAAGATGACAGCATTTTAGATGCAGCGCTTCGTGCAGGTGCAGATTTACCTTATGCATGTAAAGGCGGTGTATGTGCAACCTGTAAATGTAAAGTTTTGGAAGGTCAGGTCGACATGGCGATCAACTACAGCTTAGAGCCTGAAGAAGTTGAGCGTGGTTATGTTTTAAGTTGTCAGGCACGTCCTGTAACGCCAAATGTGCGAATCAGCTTTGATGACTAA
- a CDS encoding 3-hydroxyacyl-CoA dehydrogenase, with product MQNLNLQQAKVAVIGAGTMGMGIAQLAAMHGHTTYVFDLDVEKANAAFAQLKVQLEKRVQLGKMTQAVVDSTLGNIQIVAELQQLSIADLIVEAVVEKKEVKQSLFKQLAEICSEQTIFASNTSSISITAIASVIPHPERVVGLHFFNPAPVMKLVEIIRGLKTSEQIAQSLFSLMQAWKKVPVTAKSTPGFIVNRVARPYYAEAFRALQENVTSPEQLDFILRECGHFAMGPCELTDLIGQDVNFSVTQSVYQEFFYEPRYRPSLIQKELVDAGCYGRKSQQGFYDYHQAERTPSYHLADLSAVQSATFNLQVVGEWAHDTGLIQRLKNADNIHISNAIADHEQLCLDDITIQLSQGQSVELDHTREKVVLMDWHADWATAKAVVLTASPLCSTADREKVSQLFAALGVTSIWVKDHPALFVMRSIAMLVNEGCEAVLHDIATEQDIDAAMKYGVNYPQGPFQWAAQIGYTQILNTLENLYRIYGEERYRPSLYLRKKVALQSIHHTDEEAEAQTLKQAG from the coding sequence ATGCAAAACCTCAATTTACAGCAAGCAAAAGTCGCTGTGATTGGTGCAGGGACAATGGGAATGGGCATTGCCCAACTCGCAGCCATGCACGGTCATACAACTTATGTATTTGATTTGGATGTAGAAAAAGCCAATGCTGCATTTGCACAATTAAAAGTACAACTTGAAAAACGTGTGCAATTGGGAAAAATGACCCAAGCCGTAGTTGATTCGACGCTTGGCAATATTCAAATCGTTGCAGAGCTTCAACAGCTTTCGATTGCAGATTTGATCGTTGAAGCTGTGGTGGAAAAGAAAGAAGTTAAACAAAGCTTATTCAAACAGCTTGCAGAAATTTGTTCAGAACAGACTATTTTCGCGTCAAATACGTCTTCGATTTCAATCACCGCAATTGCTTCAGTGATTCCACATCCTGAGCGTGTAGTAGGTTTGCATTTCTTTAACCCTGCACCTGTGATGAAGTTGGTGGAAATTATCCGTGGTTTAAAAACTTCGGAACAGATTGCACAGTCATTATTCAGCTTGATGCAAGCATGGAAAAAAGTCCCTGTGACAGCAAAATCAACACCGGGTTTTATCGTGAACCGTGTTGCACGTCCATATTATGCGGAAGCGTTTCGTGCATTGCAGGAAAATGTCACCTCGCCTGAACAGCTTGATTTTATTTTGCGTGAATGTGGTCATTTTGCCATGGGTCCATGTGAACTGACGGATTTAATTGGGCAAGATGTCAATTTTTCTGTGACACAAAGCGTCTATCAAGAATTTTTCTATGAGCCACGCTATCGTCCATCGTTGATCCAAAAAGAATTGGTCGATGCAGGTTGTTATGGTCGTAAAAGCCAACAAGGTTTTTATGATTATCATCAGGCAGAACGTACACCAAGCTATCATTTAGCTGACCTTTCTGCTGTTCAATCTGCAACATTCAATCTACAGGTTGTTGGTGAGTGGGCGCATGACACAGGTCTGATTCAACGTCTTAAAAATGCGGATAATATTCATATTTCCAATGCAATTGCAGATCATGAACAGCTTTGCTTGGACGACATTACCATTCAACTCAGTCAAGGGCAGTCTGTAGAACTTGATCATACCCGTGAAAAAGTGGTGTTGATGGATTGGCATGCGGATTGGGCAACGGCTAAGGCTGTGGTTTTAACCGCTTCGCCATTATGTAGCACCGCTGATCGTGAAAAAGTCAGCCAACTTTTTGCAGCGTTGGGCGTGACAAGTATTTGGGTCAAAGACCATCCTGCATTGTTCGTGATGCGTAGCATTGCCATGTTGGTGAATGAAGGCTGTGAAGCAGTGTTACATGACATTGCCACTGAACAAGATATTGATGCTGCAATGAAATATGGTGTGAATTATCCGCAAGGTCCATTCCAATGGGCAGCTCAAATCGGTTATACACAGATTCTAAATACGCTTGAAAATTTATACCGCATCTATGGCGAGGAACGTTATCGTCCAAGCTTGTATTTACGTAAAAAAGTCGCACTGCAATCTATTCATCACACAGATGAAGAAGCAGAAGCTCAAACACTGAAACAAGCAGGCTAA